In Terriglobus sp. TAA 43, a single window of DNA contains:
- the fabF gene encoding beta-ketoacyl-ACP synthase II, with amino-acid sequence MAQATIPARRVVVTGIGLICGIGNTAPAVWDSLMAGKSGMAGITAFDLEGHSVLFAAEVKDFDPHTFVDKKEARKMGRFIHFAMAAAAEAMAHSGLQVTPENEEMVGVHIGSGIGGFDIIEREHTNLMNGGPRKVSPFFIPASIVNLAAGHVSIKYGAKGPNEATATACTTSAHAIGDAYRTIQRGDADAMIAGGAEAAITPLGVSGFANMKALSTRNDAPTKASRPWDKDRDGFVIGEGAGILILEELEFAKARGAKILGEVVGYGMSSDAFHMTGMAPEGEGCARAMRNALKTADLQPEQIDYVNAHATSTPLGDAMESKGMETIFGEHALSHKLLVSSTKSMTGHLLGGAGGLEAGITLMALQKGIAPPTINLDDVDPECRLNYVPNKPVEKEMTYALSNSFGFGGTNGSLIFKRWTE; translated from the coding sequence GTGGCACAAGCAACAATTCCCGCACGACGCGTTGTCGTAACGGGCATCGGACTGATCTGCGGCATCGGCAACACGGCTCCGGCGGTGTGGGATTCGCTGATGGCTGGCAAGAGCGGCATGGCAGGGATTACGGCCTTCGATCTCGAAGGCCATTCCGTGCTGTTTGCCGCGGAAGTCAAGGACTTTGACCCGCACACGTTCGTGGACAAGAAGGAGGCCCGCAAGATGGGCCGCTTCATCCACTTCGCAATGGCTGCGGCGGCAGAGGCCATGGCCCACTCCGGTCTGCAGGTCACGCCGGAAAACGAAGAAATGGTCGGCGTCCACATCGGCTCGGGCATCGGCGGGTTCGACATCATTGAGCGCGAACACACCAACCTGATGAACGGTGGCCCCCGCAAGGTATCGCCCTTCTTCATCCCGGCGTCCATCGTGAACCTTGCCGCGGGCCACGTCTCCATCAAGTACGGAGCAAAGGGCCCCAACGAAGCCACGGCAACCGCCTGCACCACCTCGGCGCACGCCATTGGCGACGCCTACCGCACCATCCAGCGCGGCGATGCCGACGCCATGATCGCGGGCGGTGCAGAGGCTGCCATCACGCCCCTGGGCGTCAGCGGCTTCGCGAACATGAAGGCACTCTCCACACGCAACGACGCCCCCACAAAGGCTTCGCGTCCGTGGGACAAGGATCGCGACGGCTTCGTCATTGGCGAAGGCGCGGGCATCCTCATCCTGGAAGAGCTGGAATTTGCCAAGGCACGCGGCGCAAAGATCCTGGGTGAAGTTGTCGGCTACGGCATGAGCTCCGACGCATTCCACATGACCGGCATGGCCCCCGAAGGCGAGGGCTGCGCACGTGCCATGCGGAACGCGCTGAAGACCGCAGACCTGCAGCCGGAACAGATCGACTACGTGAACGCTCACGCCACCTCCACGCCGCTTGGCGACGCAATGGAGAGCAAGGGCATGGAGACGATCTTCGGCGAGCACGCTCTGAGCCACAAACTGCTTGTCAGCTCCACCAAGTCCATGACCGGCCACCTTCTGGGCGGCGCAGGCGGACTGGAAGCAGGCATCACACTCATGGCGCTACAAAAGGGCATCGCTCCACCGACCATCAATCTGGACGACGTGGATCCCGAATGCCGCTTGAACTACGTGCCCAACAAGCCCGTGGAAAAAGAGATGACTTATGCTCTCTCAAACTCCTTCGGCTTCGGCGGCACCAATGGTTCGCTCATCTTCAAGCGCTGGACAGAGTAA
- a CDS encoding acyl carrier protein produces MASVDEKVKSIIVEQLQVDEAEVTPGASFQEDLGADSLDVVELVMQFEEAFDIQIPDEDAEKIKTVKDATDYIEAHAKAK; encoded by the coding sequence ATGGCATCGGTTGACGAGAAGGTGAAAAGCATCATCGTGGAGCAGCTCCAGGTGGACGAGGCCGAGGTAACCCCCGGCGCCAGCTTCCAGGAAGACCTGGGCGCGGACTCGCTCGACGTGGTAGAGCTGGTGATGCAGTTTGAAGAAGCCTTCGACATTCAGATCCCTGACGAAGACGCTGAGAAGATCAAGACCGTCAAGGACGCAACGGACTACATCGAAGCGCACGCAAAGGCGAAGTAA
- a CDS encoding GGDEF domain-containing protein, producing MNYLLLPDFFAMSLLVGVLLAVRQRHRDREGLRLWIGGLMLILTECAAHIIYMLRDITLLVHRLSHVVALDAYLVAGILFLFSASSSLRRMDHRALLLCSNALPLLAMLTVYGWDVRTPSPYWICIGAGVAVSLISSALRRSWWQLVVMVALWGPAAFSVATSQYRSAAYFGLALVYLMCAVAFARSLPKGSRGSLAVVAGFAMWSLCFATHSWMVSQHPKWIDFASEVWDMQKFIITVGLLVVMLEEQLSSSERLALHDELTGLPNRRHFDDRLHALLLHAQQEQHSVSVFTLDLNGFKQVNDTLGHDAGDILLKSVAMNLATTAKPLGLVARQGGDEFSVIVAGSDELENLQIRKLLLEAVEEPVNLGPRYAERVVRVSASIGVATFPQDAEEQGALMRLADQRMYEQKTLRDALRRDRGSSERAVYLQSA from the coding sequence ATGAATTACCTCTTGCTGCCAGATTTTTTTGCGATGTCGCTGCTAGTGGGCGTCCTGCTGGCGGTGCGCCAGCGCCATCGTGACCGCGAGGGGCTGCGGCTGTGGATTGGCGGGTTGATGCTGATCCTGACGGAATGCGCTGCCCACATCATCTACATGTTGCGGGACATCACTCTTCTGGTGCACCGGCTATCGCATGTGGTGGCGTTGGACGCCTACCTGGTGGCGGGGATCCTGTTTTTGTTTTCCGCGTCCAGCAGCTTGCGCAGAATGGATCACCGCGCGCTGCTGCTGTGCAGCAACGCGCTTCCCCTGCTGGCGATGCTGACCGTGTATGGGTGGGACGTGCGTACGCCGTCACCGTATTGGATTTGTATCGGAGCGGGCGTAGCCGTCTCGCTGATTTCCTCTGCATTGCGGAGAAGCTGGTGGCAACTGGTGGTGATGGTCGCGCTTTGGGGACCGGCTGCCTTTTCCGTGGCAACATCGCAGTATCGGAGCGCCGCTTACTTTGGCCTGGCACTGGTGTACCTGATGTGCGCCGTTGCTTTCGCGCGGTCGCTGCCCAAGGGAAGCCGTGGAAGCCTGGCGGTTGTGGCAGGGTTTGCCATGTGGTCGCTTTGTTTTGCCACACATTCCTGGATGGTCAGCCAACATCCAAAGTGGATCGACTTCGCCAGCGAAGTATGGGATATGCAGAAGTTCATCATCACGGTGGGTCTTCTGGTGGTGATGCTGGAAGAGCAGTTATCCAGCAGCGAGCGGCTCGCACTGCACGATGAACTGACAGGACTGCCCAATCGCAGACACTTTGATGACCGGCTGCATGCATTGCTGCTCCATGCGCAACAGGAGCAGCACAGCGTGAGCGTCTTCACGCTGGATCTGAACGGGTTCAAGCAGGTGAATGACACGCTGGGCCATGATGCGGGCGACATTCTGCTGAAGAGTGTTGCGATGAACCTGGCCACAACGGCAAAGCCGCTTGGTTTAGTGGCGCGACAGGGCGGTGATGAATTCTCGGTGATTGTGGCCGGTTCGGATGAGTTGGAGAACCTGCAGATCCGCAAGCTATTGCTGGAGGCAGTGGAAGAGCCGGTGAACCTGGGGCCGCGCTATGCCGAACGCGTGGTGCGAGTCTCGGCAAGCATTGGGGTGGCGACGTTCCCGCAGGATGCCGAGGAGCAGGGCGCACTGATGCGCTTGGCGGATCAGCGCATGTATGAACAGAAGACGCTACGAGATGCACTGCGCCGCGACCGCGGGTCGTCAGAGCGCGCCGTGTATTTGCAGTCGGCTTAG
- a CDS encoding DNA recombination protein RmuC, which translates to MLLAVLALQLILLVLLVVLLARKSGANTTADPRLSTLPDAMIQLAAKLDASDAAMRSHVIELRREQAENATQARHAAEQTSRNLREEVSNSITTLSKAINEGITASRTENANAFGNFRADNAEAANKLREAVTGELNRIGQRLETFFAEAAKQERESRVALNSALTELTANNTKNNENLRESLQQAFSSIRSEQREAGEALKTTVESGLRTLNTDNAAKLDEMRVIVDEKLQSTLNERLTASFGTVSDQLTKVHTGLGEMKELATGVSDLKRVFSNVKSRGVVGEFQLGMQLEQMFSRDQYLVNAKIKEGSGEAVEFALKIPEGDNNHVLLPIDAKFPREDWERLEWAYEHGTKEEQDKAGNAFERAIRTEGKRICDKYIDPPKTLPVGIMFLPTEALYAEVMRRPGLQAELQSQCRVTVAGPSSFMAILTSFQMGFRTLAIQQKGSEVWNVLANVKKEFGKFELLMDKVQNNVKTVQNTLGDIGTRTRQINRKLHDVSELPALETAPKSGLLSFETASVAPALFATEEDES; encoded by the coding sequence ATGCTGCTGGCCGTCCTAGCGCTACAACTCATCCTTCTGGTTCTTCTGGTCGTTCTGCTGGCGCGTAAATCCGGCGCGAACACCACCGCCGACCCGCGTCTTTCCACCCTGCCGGACGCAATGATTCAGCTTGCCGCCAAGCTCGACGCCAGCGACGCGGCCATGCGCAGCCACGTCATTGAGTTGCGCCGCGAACAAGCAGAAAACGCCACGCAGGCACGCCACGCCGCCGAACAGACCAGCCGCAACCTGCGCGAAGAAGTCAGCAACTCCATCACGACGCTGTCGAAGGCTATCAACGAAGGCATCACCGCCTCCCGCACCGAAAATGCCAATGCCTTCGGCAACTTCCGCGCTGACAACGCCGAAGCCGCCAACAAGCTCCGTGAAGCCGTGACCGGCGAACTCAACCGCATCGGTCAGCGCCTCGAAACCTTCTTCGCCGAAGCGGCAAAGCAGGAACGCGAATCTCGCGTTGCGCTCAACAGCGCCCTCACCGAACTCACTGCCAACAACACGAAAAACAACGAGAACCTGCGCGAATCGTTGCAGCAGGCCTTCTCAAGCATCCGGTCGGAGCAGCGCGAGGCAGGCGAAGCACTCAAGACGACCGTCGAGTCCGGCCTGCGCACCCTGAACACCGACAACGCCGCCAAGCTGGATGAAATGCGCGTCATCGTCGACGAAAAGCTGCAATCCACATTGAACGAGCGCCTCACCGCCAGCTTCGGAACAGTCAGCGATCAGCTCACCAAGGTCCACACCGGCCTGGGCGAAATGAAGGAACTGGCAACCGGCGTCAGCGATCTGAAGCGTGTCTTCTCCAACGTGAAATCCCGCGGTGTTGTGGGCGAATTCCAGCTCGGCATGCAGCTCGAACAGATGTTCAGCCGCGACCAATACCTGGTGAACGCGAAGATCAAAGAAGGCTCCGGCGAAGCCGTGGAATTCGCTCTGAAAATCCCCGAGGGCGATAACAACCACGTGCTCCTCCCGATCGACGCCAAGTTCCCGCGCGAAGACTGGGAGCGCCTGGAATGGGCCTACGAACATGGCACAAAGGAAGAGCAGGACAAGGCAGGTAACGCATTTGAACGCGCCATCCGCACAGAAGGAAAGCGTATCTGCGACAAGTACATCGATCCGCCGAAGACCCTCCCGGTGGGCATCATGTTCCTTCCCACGGAAGCACTTTACGCAGAAGTGATGCGTCGCCCCGGCTTACAGGCCGAACTGCAGTCCCAGTGCCGCGTCACCGTAGCGGGCCCATCCAGCTTCATGGCGATTCTGACCAGCTTCCAGATGGGCTTCCGCACGCTTGCGATCCAGCAAAAGGGCAGCGAGGTCTGGAACGTACTTGCCAACGTGAAGAAGGAGTTCGGCAAGTTTGAACTCCTCATGGACAAGGTTCAGAACAACGTGAAAACAGTCCAGAACACGCTCGGCGACATTGGCACCCGCACACGCCAGATCAACCGCAAACTCCATGACGTCAGCGAGTTGCCCGCACTGGAGACTGCACCAAAGAGCGGCCTGCTTTCTTTTGAAACCGCCAGCGTTGCGCCAGCGCTTTTCGCAACCGAAGAAGACGAATCCTAA
- a CDS encoding DUF1080 domain-containing protein: protein MRIFSLFALVAILSVQTAPAQAPNTLTPAEKSAGWKLLFNGHDSTGWRSTRSNAFPASGWEVKDGLLAVTESGGEEGGNAGDIITTREYTNFELTVDFRITPGANSGIKYFVNLNDTPGHEGHGSNIGFEYQILDDARHPDAKLGKDGDRTIASLYDMIPAAANKPTHPIGEWNTARIVIRGTHGEHWLNGVKVVEYDRKTPAFRALVAGSKYHVYPGFGEADRGYILLQDHGFPVQFRNIKLRELP, encoded by the coding sequence ATGCGCATCTTCAGCCTTTTCGCGTTGGTCGCGATTCTCAGCGTGCAAACCGCTCCCGCTCAGGCACCCAACACGCTCACTCCCGCAGAAAAGTCCGCGGGCTGGAAGTTGCTGTTCAACGGCCACGACAGCACAGGCTGGCGCAGCACACGCTCCAACGCTTTCCCTGCTTCAGGTTGGGAAGTGAAGGATGGCCTGCTTGCCGTGACTGAGTCGGGCGGCGAAGAGGGCGGCAACGCAGGCGACATCATCACCACCCGCGAATACACCAACTTCGAACTCACCGTTGACTTCCGCATCACGCCCGGCGCGAACTCCGGCATCAAGTACTTCGTCAACCTGAACGACACACCCGGCCACGAGGGTCACGGCTCCAACATCGGCTTCGAGTACCAGATTCTCGACGACGCCCGACACCCCGACGCCAAGCTGGGCAAAGACGGCGACCGCACCATCGCCTCGCTGTATGACATGATCCCCGCCGCCGCAAACAAGCCCACACATCCCATTGGCGAATGGAACACCGCCCGCATCGTCATCCGCGGCACGCACGGCGAGCACTGGTTGAACGGCGTCAAGGTCGTCGAATATGACCGCAAGACCCCCGCCTTCCGTGCCCTCGTCGCAGGCAGCAAGTACCACGTTTACCCCGGCTTCGGCGAAGCGGACCGCGGCTACATCCTGTTGCAGGACCATGGTTTCCCCGTTCAGTTCCGCAACATCAAGCTGCGCGAACTGCCCTAA